Within Moritella sp. Urea-trap-13, the genomic segment GCCCCCATATTTATTTTCAATCGCAGAGATAACCTTGCAATGTGCGGGTTGTCAGTGACAGAAAAAGTATTTCGATAGACTTGAAATTGCTTTAACTGTCACCATTTATTCTGTATCAAATTTGTAAATGAAGTATTTATTGGAGAATTACGATTATGGGTAGAATCATTGGTATCGATTTAGGTACAACTAACTCTTGTGTATCAATCTTAGATGGCGGCACTGCTCGTATCATCGAGAATGCTGAAGGTGATCGTACTACTCCATCAATCATCGCTTATAGCGCAGATGGTGAAACTTTAGTAGGTCAACCTGCAAAACGTCAAGCTGTAACTAACCCTGAAAACACGCTGTTTGCAATCAAGCGTATGATCGGCCGTCGTTTTGAAGATGAAGAAATCCAACGTGACATCAAAATCATGCCGTTCAAAATTGTTAAAGCTGACAATGGTGATGCATGGGTTGAAGCGAAAGGCCAAAAAATGGCTCCGCCACAAATTTCTGCTGAAGTTTTGAAAAAAATGAAAAAAACAGCAGAAGACTATTTAGGTGAAGCAGTAACTGAAGCGGTTATTACTGTACCTGCATACTTCAACGATTCACAACGCCAAGCAACGAAAGATGCTGGTCGTATCGCTGGTCTTGAAGTTAAACGTATTATCAACGAACCAACTGCTGCTGCATTCGCATATGGCGTAAACACAGCTAAAGGCGACAGCGTTGTTGCTGTATACGACCTTGGTGGTGGTACATTCGATATCTCTATCATCGAAATCGATGAAGTAGATGGCGAGAAGACGTTTGAAGTACTAGCAACTAACGGTGATACTCACCTAGGTGGCGAAGATTTCGATACACGTCTAATCAACTACCTAGTAGCAGAGTTCAAAAAAGAACAAAGCTTCGACCTAACGAACGATCCGCTAGCAATGCAACGTCTTAAAGAAGCTGCAGAAAAAGCGAAAATCGAACTGTCTTCAGCACAACAAACAGATGTTAACTTACCTTACATCACTGCTGATGCATCAGGTCCTAAACATTTAAACATCAAAGTTACACGTGCTAAATTAGAATCTCTAGTTGAAGACCTAGTTAAAGCAACAATTGAACCATTACGTATTGCACTACAAGATGCAGACCTAGCTGTTGGAGATATCAACGATATCATCCTAGTTGGTGGTCAAACACGTATGCCTATGGTTCAAGCTGCTGTTACTGAATTCTTCGGTAAAGAAGCACGTAAAGACGTTAACCCTGATGAAGCTGTTGCAATGGGCGCGGCGATTCAAGGTGCGGTACTTTCTGGCGACAAAACAGATGTACTTCTTCTAGACGTTACACCTCTATCTCTAGGTATTGAGACTATGGGTGGTGTTATGACTAAGCTTATCGAGAAAAACACAACTATCCCGACTAAAGCGTCACAAACATTCTCAACAGCTGAAGATAACCAAGCTGCTGTAACTGTTCACGCAATCCAAGGC encodes:
- the dnaK gene encoding molecular chaperone DnaK — translated: MGRIIGIDLGTTNSCVSILDGGTARIIENAEGDRTTPSIIAYSADGETLVGQPAKRQAVTNPENTLFAIKRMIGRRFEDEEIQRDIKIMPFKIVKADNGDAWVEAKGQKMAPPQISAEVLKKMKKTAEDYLGEAVTEAVITVPAYFNDSQRQATKDAGRIAGLEVKRIINEPTAAAFAYGVNTAKGDSVVAVYDLGGGTFDISIIEIDEVDGEKTFEVLATNGDTHLGGEDFDTRLINYLVAEFKKEQSFDLTNDPLAMQRLKEAAEKAKIELSSAQQTDVNLPYITADASGPKHLNIKVTRAKLESLVEDLVKATIEPLRIALQDADLAVGDINDIILVGGQTRMPMVQAAVTEFFGKEARKDVNPDEAVAMGAAIQGAVLSGDKTDVLLLDVTPLSLGIETMGGVMTKLIEKNTTIPTKASQTFSTAEDNQAAVTVHAIQGERKRAADNKSLGQFNLEGIRPAQRGIPQIEVAFDIDADGILHVSATDKDTGKEQKITIQASSGLSDEEVEAMVRDAEANSAEDAKFEELVQARNQADAMVHGTRKQIEEAGEALPADEKEKIEAAIVELEAAIKGEDKEAIEAKTQTLMEAAQKLMEIAQQQAEAQQAGAGSEQSQEKDVAGDVVDAEFEEVKDDKK